A genome region from Ottowia testudinis includes the following:
- a CDS encoding ArsR/SmtB family transcription factor has product MNKLPPEALEHVANYFRTLSEPTRLRVLNVLGTSELSVGEIAQLVDSSVANVSRHLAQMAQHGLVARESRGNSVYYRVADPTVNELCDLVCGSVARRFDQVVSAHAAFVASTAPARRRRAG; this is encoded by the coding sequence ATGAACAAACTGCCGCCCGAAGCCCTGGAGCACGTGGCGAACTACTTCCGCACGCTGTCGGAGCCGACGCGCCTGCGCGTGCTCAACGTGCTGGGCACCAGCGAACTGAGCGTGGGCGAGATCGCCCAGCTGGTCGATTCCAGCGTGGCCAACGTGTCGCGCCACCTGGCGCAAATGGCGCAGCATGGCCTGGTGGCGCGCGAAAGCCGCGGCAACAGCGTCTATTACCGCGTGGCCGACCCGACGGTGAACGAGTTGTGCGACCTGGTGTGCGGCAGCGTGGCGCGCCGTTTCGATCAGGTGGTCAGCGCGCACGCGGCCTTCGTGGCCAGCACGGCGCCGGCCAGGCGCCGCAGGGCGGGATGA
- a CDS encoding TolC family protein: MSLRRAWARRGLGIGLLGLAALPAAAQDLAAVWRAAEQHDRTLAVARAEHAAAQTKREQAQALWRPNVMLGLGAGLGAGDMRMKNAQFSAPGMGTSEGVNFRTSVNAGLATRANLVAQQPLLNPGRDAARAQLALGADMGDVAWRAARSQLMLRTAERYFALAVAEEQLRVTERQAESVARAATEAHDRFQLGDVPVTDTHEADAALAGVRAQVEAARLQRDLARQSLADSTGLPQPVARLPAQGTALGETLQSWIDAAQAANPQAQLAAHGVRLAEHELRRRRAGDSVSVDLVAQAGFDRLGGRGDFGTASNRNANAMVGVQVNIPLYDGGMSRAQASEGARLLDKAQAQLEAAREQLAEQVRGSWLGWQAGQARIAALQDGLTASAARLDATRTGREVGDRTLMDVLNAENDHARATLALAEARTAQVLHQLRLAALADRLDEARLAAVSTAVVPDVAATSAALQSAALPARRQGRPDRR, translated from the coding sequence ATGAGCCTGCGCCGCGCCTGGGCGCGCCGTGGGTTGGGCATCGGCCTGCTGGGGCTGGCCGCGCTGCCGGCCGCCGCGCAGGACTTGGCTGCCGTGTGGCGCGCCGCCGAGCAGCACGACCGCACGCTGGCCGTGGCGCGTGCCGAACACGCGGCGGCGCAGACCAAGCGCGAGCAGGCCCAGGCGCTGTGGCGCCCCAACGTGATGTTGGGCCTGGGCGCGGGCCTGGGCGCTGGCGACATGCGCATGAAGAACGCGCAGTTTTCGGCGCCCGGCATGGGCACGTCGGAGGGCGTGAACTTCCGCACCTCGGTGAATGCCGGGCTGGCCACGCGCGCCAATCTGGTGGCGCAGCAGCCGCTGCTCAACCCGGGGCGCGATGCCGCCCGCGCCCAACTGGCGCTGGGCGCCGACATGGGCGACGTGGCCTGGCGCGCTGCCCGCAGCCAGCTGATGCTGCGCACCGCCGAGCGCTACTTCGCCCTGGCCGTGGCCGAAGAGCAGTTGCGCGTGACTGAGCGGCAGGCCGAATCGGTGGCGCGCGCCGCCACCGAGGCGCACGACCGCTTTCAACTGGGCGACGTGCCCGTGACCGACACGCACGAAGCCGATGCCGCGCTGGCCGGCGTGCGTGCGCAGGTCGAGGCCGCGCGCTTGCAGCGCGATCTGGCGCGCCAGTCGCTGGCCGACAGCACCGGCTTGCCGCAACCCGTGGCCCGATTGCCCGCGCAGGGCACGGCGCTGGGCGAAACGCTGCAATCCTGGATCGACGCCGCGCAGGCCGCCAACCCGCAGGCCCAACTGGCCGCGCACGGCGTGCGCCTGGCCGAGCACGAGCTGCGCCGCCGCCGCGCGGGCGACAGCGTGTCGGTCGATCTGGTGGCGCAGGCCGGCTTCGACCGGCTGGGCGGCCGGGGCGACTTCGGCACCGCCAGCAACCGCAACGCCAACGCCATGGTCGGCGTGCAGGTCAATATTCCGCTGTACGACGGCGGCATGAGCCGCGCGCAGGCCAGCGAAGGCGCGCGCCTGCTGGACAAGGCGCAGGCGCAGCTCGAAGCCGCGCGCGAGCAGCTGGCCGAGCAGGTGCGCGGATCCTGGCTCGGCTGGCAAGCCGGCCAGGCGCGCATCGCCGCGCTGCAAGATGGCCTGACAGCCAGCGCCGCGCGCCTGGACGCCACGCGCACAGGTCGCGAAGTGGGCGACCGCACGCTGATGGATGTGCTGAACGCCGAAAACGACCACGCCCGCGCCACGCTGGCGCTGGCCGAGGCGCGCACCGCGCAGGTGCTGCACCAGTTGCGGCTGGCGGCGCTGGCGGATCGACTGGATGAAGCACGGCTGGCGGCGGTCAGTACCGCCGTGGTGCCGGACGTGGCGGCCACCAGCGCAGCTTTACAGAGCGCCGCGCTGCCCGCGCGGCGCCAGGGCCGGCCGGATCGGCGATGA
- a CDS encoding efflux RND transporter periplasmic adaptor subunit yields MRKPPVISVTVGGRRWLPGLVACLLAWSAASGQSANAAEPLPSVPVGAVHAAATASYEGSVEAVRQAVLAAQVPGNVVELHVKAGDRVRAGQLLLRIDARAAEQGAAASAAQVAAARATLEVAAQEVARKRQLYAKNYIAKAALDQAEGQYRAAQAQVNAQTAQARAAQTQAGFHAVRAPFDGVVSAVTIERGDMAMPGRPLLTVYDPAALRVTAAVPSAALRGNVQGVRLTLATQAESVAPTRVQVLPTVDAASLTQQVRADLPAALAGVVPGQFARLSLPGAGAALSGAPQRLFVPAPAIVRRAEMTGVYVLDEQGQPLLRQVRLGLAQGDQVEVLSGLSAGERVVTTPQAAARRAPVER; encoded by the coding sequence ATGCGAAAACCCCCCGTCATCTCCGTCACGGTCGGCGGCCGCCGTTGGCTGCCCGGCTTGGTGGCCTGTCTGCTGGCCTGGTCGGCGGCGTCGGGTCAGTCGGCGAACGCGGCCGAGCCCTTGCCCAGTGTGCCGGTTGGAGCCGTCCATGCCGCGGCCACGGCCAGCTACGAAGGCTCGGTCGAGGCGGTGCGCCAGGCGGTGCTGGCCGCGCAAGTGCCAGGCAACGTTGTCGAACTTCATGTGAAGGCCGGCGACCGCGTGCGCGCGGGCCAGCTGCTGCTGCGCATCGACGCACGCGCCGCCGAGCAGGGCGCCGCCGCCAGCGCGGCCCAGGTGGCGGCAGCGCGCGCCACGCTGGAGGTGGCGGCGCAGGAAGTGGCACGCAAGCGCCAGCTCTACGCCAAGAACTACATCGCCAAGGCGGCGCTGGACCAGGCCGAAGGGCAATACCGGGCCGCGCAGGCGCAGGTCAACGCCCAGACGGCGCAGGCGCGCGCGGCGCAGACGCAGGCAGGCTTTCATGCGGTGCGCGCACCGTTCGACGGCGTGGTGTCGGCGGTGACCATCGAGCGCGGCGACATGGCCATGCCGGGACGCCCGCTGCTGACGGTGTACGACCCGGCCGCGCTGCGCGTGACGGCCGCCGTGCCCAGCGCGGCGCTGCGTGGGAACGTACAGGGCGTGCGACTGACGCTGGCGACGCAGGCCGAGTCCGTCGCACCCACGCGCGTGCAGGTGCTGCCCACGGTGGATGCGGCCTCGCTCACGCAGCAGGTGCGCGCCGATCTGCCAGCCGCGCTGGCGGGCGTGGTGCCGGGCCAGTTTGCCCGGCTGTCGCTGCCCGGCGCGGGCGCGGCGCTGAGCGGCGCGCCGCAGCGCCTGTTCGTGCCGGCGCCAGCCATCGTGCGCCGCGCCGAGATGACCGGTGTCTACGTGCTGGACGAGCAGGGCCAGCCGCTGCTGCGCCAGGTGCGCCTGGGACTGGCGCAGGGCGATCAGGTCGAGGTGCTGAGCGGTCTGTCGGCCGGCGAGCGCGTGGTCACCACGCCGCAGGCGGCGGCGCGGCGGGCGCCGGTGGAGCGATGA
- a CDS encoding carboxymuconolactone decarboxylase family protein, with product MVENYKELIASVSANTAKLRKGIPDVMQGFNAMAGAAGKAGVLDEKTKELIAMALSVAARCDPCVGYHAKALVKLGATRAEVEEMLGMCVYMGGGPSLMYAAAAIAAYEEFGGEKAAA from the coding sequence ATGGTTGAAAACTACAAGGAACTGATCGCCTCCGTGTCCGCCAACACGGCCAAGCTGCGCAAGGGCATCCCCGACGTCATGCAAGGCTTCAACGCCATGGCCGGCGCCGCGGGCAAGGCCGGCGTGCTGGACGAAAAAACCAAGGAGCTGATCGCCATGGCGCTGTCGGTGGCCGCGCGCTGCGACCCGTGCGTGGGCTACCACGCCAAGGCGCTGGTCAAGCTGGGCGCCACGCGCGCCGAGGTGGAGGAGATGCTGGGCATGTGCGTCTACATGGGCGGCGGTCCGTCGCTGATGTATGCCGCCGCCGCCATTGCCGCCTACGAGGAATTCGGCGGCGAAAAGGCCGCGGCATGA
- a CDS encoding efflux RND transporter permease subunit → MPDSSSPQRLGISGRIAAYFQAAQLTPLLALVAFLLGLFAVMVTPREEEPQIDVTMANVIVPWPGAGAKDVEAMVATPAEHVLSQMTGVEHVMSVSRPGVAVLTVQFKVGVPRQTAVVRLYDAVGANMDWLPPGLGVGQPIVKPKGVDDVPIVALTLHSPRSDTGAFDLERVAHSIETEIKRVPGTREVSTIGGPGRAVLVDVDPARLAAAGVTLHELRGALQSANMGLPLGDVLAGNRAIALETGPFLHSAQDVAALIVTARGGKPVYLRDVATLRDGAPPAARYVWHGQVSHADGQSSVTEQPAVTLAVTKKPGENAIDVANAVLARVAELHNTVIPADVVVTTTRNYGETANDKAQTLIKKLLFATLSVVALVFFALGRREAAIVGTAVILTLTATLFASWAWGFTLNRVSLFALIFSIGILVDDAIVVVENIHRHQQLHPGKTLRQIIPGAVDEVGGPTILATLTVIAALLPMAFVSGLMGPYMSPIPINASMGMLLSLAIAFVVTPWLARLWMKATHTADHGKAAGHGLAGKLAPLFQRIFRPLLDARRGKTNRRLLGLGIAGLIALSVLLPVLGLVVLKMLPFDNKSEFQVVVDMPAGTPVEQTAAVLHALGAHLATVPEVTHYQAYAGTASPINFNGLVRQYYLRAGGEVGDLQVNLVDKSQRHAKSHAIAMRERAALQAIGQRMGANVKVVEVPPGPPVLAPIVAELYGPDAEGRRAVAKAVRGVFEQTPGVVDVDDSTIADAPRTVLLVDRAKAAQLGVTQQQIASTLRMGLSGDAATYLHDQSRFAVPAQIQLPGELQGSVDALLQLTVRSASGALVPIRELVRASDTVREQPIYHKDLLPVSFVVADMARTANTDLDSPLYGMFKMRGALAQLKMPDGGQLTEYFIKQPSDPYRGYALKWDGEWQITYDTFRDMGAAYAVGLILIYLLVVAQFGSYLTPLIIMAPIPLTVIGVMPGHAMLGAQFTATSMIGMIALAGIIVRNSILLVDFIHLQVAQGVRFEEAIVQSAITRAQPIILTALAAMIGALFILDDPIFNGLAIALIFGILVSTVLTLVVIPILYYVAYRRDHESNQALAPVPQA, encoded by the coding sequence ATGCCGGATTCCTCCTCGCCCCAACGCCTGGGCATTTCAGGCCGTATCGCAGCGTACTTCCAGGCCGCCCAGCTCACGCCGCTGCTGGCGCTGGTGGCTTTTCTGCTGGGCCTGTTCGCCGTGATGGTGACCCCGCGCGAGGAAGAGCCGCAGATCGACGTCACCATGGCCAACGTGATCGTGCCCTGGCCCGGCGCCGGCGCCAAGGATGTGGAGGCGATGGTCGCCACGCCGGCCGAGCACGTGCTGTCGCAGATGACGGGCGTGGAGCACGTGATGAGCGTCTCGCGCCCCGGCGTGGCGGTGCTCACGGTGCAGTTCAAGGTGGGCGTGCCGCGCCAGACCGCGGTGGTGCGCCTGTACGACGCGGTGGGCGCCAACATGGACTGGCTGCCGCCGGGGCTGGGCGTGGGCCAGCCCATCGTCAAGCCCAAGGGGGTGGACGACGTGCCCATCGTCGCGCTGACGCTGCACAGCCCGCGCTCCGACACCGGCGCGTTCGACCTGGAGCGCGTGGCGCACAGCATCGAAACCGAGATCAAGCGCGTGCCCGGCACGCGCGAGGTGTCCACCATCGGCGGGCCGGGCCGCGCCGTGCTGGTCGATGTCGATCCGGCGCGTCTGGCCGCCGCCGGCGTCACACTGCACGAGCTGCGCGGCGCCCTGCAATCGGCCAACATGGGCCTGCCGCTGGGCGACGTGCTGGCCGGTAACCGCGCCATTGCGCTGGAAACCGGGCCGTTCTTGCACAGCGCGCAGGACGTGGCGGCGCTCATCGTCACCGCGCGCGGCGGCAAGCCGGTTTACCTGCGCGACGTGGCCACGCTGCGCGACGGCGCGCCGCCCGCGGCGCGCTACGTGTGGCATGGCCAGGTCAGCCATGCTGACGGCCAATCGAGCGTCACCGAGCAGCCCGCCGTGACGCTGGCCGTCACCAAGAAGCCGGGCGAGAACGCCATCGACGTGGCCAACGCCGTTCTGGCGCGCGTGGCCGAGCTGCACAACACCGTGATCCCGGCCGACGTGGTGGTGACCACCACGCGCAACTACGGCGAAACCGCCAACGACAAGGCGCAGACGCTGATCAAGAAGCTGCTGTTCGCCACGCTGTCGGTGGTGGCGCTGGTGTTCTTTGCTCTGGGCCGGCGCGAGGCGGCCATCGTCGGCACGGCCGTGATCCTGACGCTGACGGCCACGCTGTTCGCGTCGTGGGCGTGGGGCTTCACGCTCAACCGGGTGTCGCTGTTCGCGCTGATTTTCTCCATCGGCATTCTGGTGGACGACGCCATCGTGGTGGTGGAGAACATTCACCGCCACCAGCAACTGCATCCCGGCAAGACGCTGCGCCAGATCATTCCCGGCGCGGTGGACGAGGTGGGCGGGCCCACCATTCTGGCCACGCTCACCGTCATCGCCGCGCTGCTGCCCATGGCCTTCGTCAGCGGCTTGATGGGGCCGTACATGAGTCCGATTCCCATCAACGCCAGCATGGGCATGCTGCTGTCGCTGGCCATTGCCTTCGTCGTCACGCCCTGGCTGGCGCGGCTGTGGATGAAGGCCACGCACACGGCCGACCACGGGAAGGCGGCGGGTCACGGATTGGCGGGCAAGCTGGCGCCGCTGTTCCAGCGCATCTTCCGCCCGTTGCTGGATGCGCGGCGCGGCAAGACCAACCGGCGCCTGCTGGGTTTGGGCATTGCGGGGCTGATCGCGTTGTCGGTGCTGCTGCCCGTGCTGGGGCTGGTGGTGCTCAAGATGCTGCCGTTCGACAACAAGAGCGAATTCCAGGTGGTGGTGGACATGCCCGCCGGCACGCCGGTCGAGCAGACCGCCGCCGTGCTGCACGCGCTGGGGGCGCATCTGGCCACGGTGCCCGAGGTGACGCACTACCAGGCCTACGCCGGCACGGCCAGCCCGATCAACTTCAACGGCCTGGTGCGCCAGTACTACTTGCGCGCTGGTGGCGAGGTGGGCGACCTCCAGGTCAATCTGGTGGACAAGTCGCAGCGGCACGCCAAGAGCCACGCCATCGCCATGCGCGAGCGGGCGGCCTTGCAGGCCATCGGCCAGCGCATGGGCGCCAATGTGAAGGTGGTCGAGGTGCCGCCCGGCCCACCCGTGCTGGCGCCCATCGTGGCCGAGCTCTACGGCCCCGACGCCGAGGGCCGCCGCGCCGTGGCCAAGGCCGTGCGCGGCGTGTTCGAGCAGACCCCCGGCGTGGTGGATGTGGACGACAGCACCATTGCCGACGCCCCCCGGACGGTTCTGCTGGTCGACCGCGCCAAGGCCGCGCAACTGGGCGTGACGCAGCAGCAGATCGCCAGCACGCTGCGCATGGGTCTGTCAGGCGACGCTGCCACTTACCTGCACGACCAGAGCCGTTTCGCGGTGCCGGCCCAGATCCAGTTGCCGGGCGAGCTGCAGGGCAGCGTCGATGCGCTGCTGCAGCTCACGGTGCGCTCGGCCAGCGGCGCGCTGGTGCCGATCCGCGAACTGGTCAGGGCCAGCGACACGGTGCGCGAGCAACCCATCTATCACAAGGATCTGCTGCCGGTGAGCTTTGTCGTGGCCGACATGGCGCGCACTGCCAACACCGATCTGGACAGCCCGCTCTACGGCATGTTCAAGATGCGCGGCGCGCTGGCGCAGTTAAAGATGCCCGATGGCGGCCAGCTTACCGAGTACTTCATCAAGCAACCTTCCGACCCCTACCGCGGCTACGCCCTGAAGTGGGACGGCGAGTGGCAGATTACTTACGACACCTTCCGCGACATGGGCGCGGCCTACGCGGTGGGCCTGATCCTGATCTACCTGCTGGTGGTGGCGCAGTTCGGCTCGTACCTGACGCCGCTGATCATCATGGCGCCCATTCCGCTCACGGTGATTGGCGTCATGCCAGGGCACGCCATGCTGGGCGCGCAATTCACGGCCACCAGCATGATCGGCATGATCGCGCTGGCCGGCATCATCGTGCGCAATTCGATCCTGCTGGTGGACTTCATCCACCTGCAAGTCGCGCAGGGCGTGCGCTTTGAAGAAGCCATTGTGCAAAGCGCCATCACGCGCGCGCAGCCCATCATCCTCACCGCCCTGGCGGCCATGATCGGCGCGCTGTTCATCCTGGACGACCCGATCTTCAACGGCTTGGCCATCGCGCTGATCTTCGGCATTCTGGTGTCCACCGTGCTGACGCTGGTGGTCATCCCCATCCTGTATTACGTGGCCTACCGCCGCGACCATGAGTCCAATCAGGCCTTGGCGCCTGTCCCACAAGCGTAA
- a CDS encoding YgaP family membrane protein codes for MTSWQLTRLIGGTFILLSLALGVPGSPIFHSMNWLWFTAFVGANFLQSGFSNWCLMEVIMRKLGARAA; via the coding sequence ATGACATCCTGGCAACTTACCCGCCTCATCGGCGGCACTTTTATCCTGCTTTCACTGGCGCTGGGCGTGCCCGGCAGCCCCATCTTCCATTCGATGAACTGGCTGTGGTTCACCGCCTTCGTCGGCGCCAACTTTCTGCAAAGCGGCTTCAGCAACTGGTGCCTGATGGAAGTGATCATGCGCAAGCTGGGCGCGCGCGCCGCTTGA
- a CDS encoding universal stress protein: MFKHILVPVDGSVTSLAAIDKAGALARAFGSTVTAIFVIDPYPFTGVGADFAYGQDQYLNAARAEASAAIEAANDRLKQAGVAAETKVVESHAVWRGILESAETVGADLIVMGSHGRRGLEKLVLGSVAQSVLSHTRINTLVVRDGANSA; this comes from the coding sequence ATGTTCAAGCACATCCTCGTTCCCGTCGACGGCTCGGTCACTTCGCTCGCCGCGATCGACAAGGCCGGCGCCCTGGCGCGTGCCTTCGGCAGCACGGTCACGGCGATCTTTGTCATCGATCCGTATCCTTTCACCGGCGTCGGTGCTGACTTTGCCTATGGGCAGGACCAGTACTTGAACGCCGCACGCGCCGAAGCCAGCGCCGCCATCGAGGCCGCCAACGACCGCCTCAAGCAGGCCGGCGTGGCCGCCGAGACCAAGGTGGTGGAATCGCACGCCGTCTGGCGCGGCATTCTCGAATCGGCTGAAACGGTGGGAGCCGACCTGATCGTGATGGGTTCGCACGGCCGCCGAGGACTCGAAAAGCTGGTGCTGGGCAGCGTCGCGCAGAGCGTGCTGTCGCACACGCGCATCAACACCCTGGTGGTGCGCGATGGTGCCAATTCAGCATGA